The nucleotide sequence GAGAGGCAGCTTCTCTGAAACACAAAGCCCTGGCTCCCCTTTAGCACCGACTTTGAGATGACCTTCTGGCTctaggagagggaggagggaagctgGGAGAACACGGACCATGCTCAGGACTAACAGAGATGCTAATAAGCAGAGGCTAGGCTCCCAGGCCGAGCAAGGGTAATGGGGAGCTCCTCACCTGCTGGACTCGGTGCACGCGCAGACGTTGTTCCTGCTGCTGCACTCGTAGGTTGGACAGACGCACAAGTTGGTGAATGGCCTCATCCACCTCCTGGTACAGCACAGCTGGGCCTGGGCCCTCTAGCCTGGGAAAGAGAGGCGATGCTGAGTCTCGGCCCCCGGTCCGTTCTACCTTTGTGCCCTCAGGGATGCAAACATCAGAGGTGTCATGGCACTGGGAATCAGACTTGTCCTGTAGCCTCCCTTGCTGAGATAGCCTGGCTGAGATATTTAGCATCTCTCATCCTCCACGTCCTCATTTGTTATCATAACCAGCACAGGGGGATGTTGTGGAGGTTATGAGTGTAAAGACATTGCACCTTGTCCAGATAAATGTGGAGTAAGGATTATCGACCACTTAAGGTTGAAGATGGCTCTCTGCTATCTCCCTCCCACTTGCCTCGCTTACTTGCTGCTATGGGTGGAGCGCAGGCGCATCAGGATGGCTCCTCCGTTCCTCTGTAGTGCCGTCAGCCGAGGATCTGCCAGCACCTTTTGCAGAGGCTCAGGCATTCCCACCGCCTCCTTGGGACAATGAAACATTTTGAGTTCCGCTAGAGAGTGCCCACACCAGTCCCATCCCTTTTACATCTGCCGTTATTCCACATCACTCCATACCTCTTCTTTGGGTTCTGCTGTTCCCTCTAGCTCCTCAATGGCCTGCCGTACAGAGGTCAGCACGCCTTGGCACAAGGTGCACAGCCTTGCCACTTCCTGAAAcccacatacagagagagagttaAGGGATAGGGTTTAGAATAAGAAATATGCTGAGTGTGGTGGGacaggctttaatcccagcagtcagaaggcagaggcaggtggatctctgtgaatttgatgctagcctggtctacaaagtgatgtccaggacagctagaccctgtttcaaaaacaaacaaacaaacaaacaaacaaacaaacaagaaagaaaatgcaagcaAGCAAGGATGCAAACAAGTTACAGGATGAAGATAGGAGCCCTGGAGGATTTTGCGAATATAATGCTGGGTTCAGTTGCTGGCTTTGTTGCTTTTAAGTTCTATAATACTGAGCAAGCTTACAAACCCTGAAACTCACTTTACTCAATAATAAAGTTAGAATAAAAGTAGATTGTATAAAATTTAaggaaatggggctggagagatggctcagcggttaagaacactgactgctcttccaaaggtcctgagttcaattcctggctatcacatggtggctcacaaccatctgtaatgggatctgacgccctcttctggtatgtctgtagacagcaacagtgtactcacaaacataaaataaataaataaatctttaaaaaattctttaaaattttttttaaaggaaatgatgCCAGGCATGGCTGTGGTGGTACAGCCTTAGTGTGTGGGTTTCCTTTGCCTCTTTTGCCTCTGCTCTTCCCTCTGGTGAGTCCTGTCTCCCTTCATCTGCTTTCCCTCCAATACACAACCGTGCTAAGAAGTCCTGCTTGTATTCATCTGTGATTGTGTTGACTCTTCTGAGATACTCCCAACACTTAGGCTCATAGGAGTATGAAGGTAACAGATGGCGCTACCTAGAGACCATGAACAACTGGTACATCATTTGATGGTAAAAGATCTTGTACGTTGTGGATACTGGTACAGGGAGCATGTACAGAAAGGGGCACCATCTCCGGAAGTGGGGGCAAGTGACTTGCCAAGCCACATGGAACCAATTTCTCCACTCCCAGAACTTTCTAGAAACCTACGTAACTATCACAAACATCTTTCTACTTGTTTCATGATATCTTGATATCCCCCACTAGAAAGCATACATTACTTAATATCAAATTAAGAATTTGACATacttgggggggggcagggagctggagagatggttcggtggGTAAGAGCATGTATTGCTCTACCAGAGCAccaaggtttgattcccagcacccacaagtaGCTCACAGTTGCCTATAGTTCCAAATTGAGGGgttctgatgcctctggcctctaagGACACCCACAAGCATGGCATtcacttacacagacacacagatacatatatgtgtgtgtgtgcacatgtgtatatacatgcttaaaaataaaataaatctttaaaaaaaggttacaaagaatttaaaaatgtgtgtggtagctggaaagatggttcacaGGTTAAGGGCCTTTGTtgtcactgggtggtggtggcacacagctttaattgCAGTGCtcagctcaggaggcagaggcaggtagatctttgtgaatttgagaccagcctgctctacagagttagttctatGAGACAGCCAggtctgcacagagaaaccctttctcaaaagaaggaggaggaaggggttgccttgttgctcttgcagaggactggggtccAGTTCCCAGCCTCACGTGTTGTTGGTTTACAACCTTCtgtagttccaggagatctgatgccctccagGGCAACGGACATACAGACATGCAGAaaagacatgcatacacataaaataagttaaaaaaaaaagaatttaacaaCTCCCTTCCTTCTTCACAATGGCTGGCAACATTTGTTCACAGTTTATGAGTCCGAGCTGTTTTCTGAACTGAGTGGACTGCATCTTTCCCAGCCCTACAGTGATGTTCGTGTCTGTCTTTTCTCCGGGACTGTCCTTAGCTGGGTCTTTCCAGCTCCCGGGATGCTGGGAGCTGGAAGAGTTTACCTGGTGGATCTCTGCCCAGTGGTTGGGGGAGAGGTCCCTGGCACCTCCTAAGTCCCACTGTAGCTCCTCTGGCTTGGCCACTCTTTTCAGATCCTTCTCCGACAGCAACTCAGCTCCctgtagacatacaaaaacaggAGTTTTCTGCACAGGCCCCTGGTGATTCAGACCGGTCTGGGAGATGAACAAGCTTTCCTCCCCTCTCTATTACTGATAGGGTAGCAGGTGGGAGACAGCCAACCTGAAATCCACAGAGTTCAGCTGGAGGGTCTTCGTGACCGAGGATCACCAGCCGCTGAATGAGCGGAGGCTCGCCCGAGTCCTAAGGGCAAAGAAGAATAACCCTACACTTTGGACAGTTGAATGACCTGGAATGGCTGCCACTGGGAAAAAGTGAGGATCTAGGGGACGAGCCTACCTCAGGTAGTTGATTACCTGAAGCTGACTCAAGGCAGGAAGAAGCGCTGGAGGCAGTGGGGGGGCCTTGCGAAGGTCGAGGAGGATGGTCAGCCCCAATAATTGCAGATCAGGCCTGTGGAGGCAAGGAGagccaaaggtgtgtgtgtgtgtgtgcgcgcgcgcgcatgtgtaaTGTGTGAGTGTTGGGTAGACAGTGTGTtgggaagacagaaaagagaggcCAAAGAAGGATACAGATCTTCTGGTTTAACACTAACAGTCTTCAGAAGTTAGTACTACTATATTTGGGAAGCAATGAGCAAATAGTCAATGTGGGTCATGTGCCCAATAGGCAACCTAACGATCAAGAGCCTACGTTATTGATCAGGCTATTTTTTGGTCAGAGGACTAGAACTCTATGTGCTATAATGGTATAAATTTAAGGCCATCGCATTTGTCAACAGGTACTCAGAGCATACAAAGTGTTTGTTGGATGGATAGATGTGTGCACCAATAATCCGGGTGCTGTCATAAAGTGCAGATAGAGTCAGCAGGGCTGACTCTGAAGGTCATGAAAGATAAGCTAAAAGTCAGAGCTCAAAGTCAAGGTCAATGATTGAAATAGTAGGCCAGTGTCTCGTGAGGGGAAGCAGCCCTCCCTGACCCTGCATGTAATGCCCAGGGCTCTGAAGTCTGTGATGCTTACCTAAGGAGTGAGTGGAGATATCGAAGAGCAGTGCTCAGTGTCTCTTGGGAGGGTGAGGGCTCCTCAGGAAGGCACGGGGGTGGAGGTGTGATCGTCAGCAGAGCTCTCCCAGTCTGATCTACTCCTCCTGAAGACAGAAATCGGCCAGGCTGTCCTGGCTGGGATCAATCTTTGACTACCTCccttctgccttccttccctcccaagtccacttcaattccttcactttcCCAAAGCCTCTTCCCACCTACCCTGAGTGCGTGTTTAACAGGTCCTTGTTTGTGCgtgcatgcacgcatacacagtatatggaggccagaggtgtatGTGAAGTGTCTTTTCAAacacaccccacccacccacccttttttggtttttgggtctttttttgagacaggattttactgtgtagctttggctgtcctgaaactcactctgtagaccaaccgcagaaatctgcctgcctctgcctcccaaatggtgggattacaggcgtgtgccaccaccacccggctctaccacctttttttaatgacagggcctctcactggatCCAGATTCGCTCTGGTTCAGCTCACTGGCTGGCCAATGAGTAcaagaaatcctcctgtctcaaccttccctttctttccagaTGTTTCCGTGGTTAAACACCCATGCTATGCCCAGCTCTTCCGTGGATGCTAGGGATATGAACTCAGCCCTCGTGCTTGCAAAGCAGGCACTTTGCAGACAGCGCCATCTCCCCGGCCCCTCCTATTCATGGATGTTTACTGACCAGTCAGAACGAAGAATCCAGATGCCATCAAGTCCCAGGCTACAACTGGGTCATCCAAAACAGAAACTGGGGGAGTTTCTTCTGGGACGCTGTCTCCTTTTACATCCTGCACTGTCTCCAGGGGCTGTGTTGGGGGCTCGGATGGGGACCGCTCTGGACCTGTGGATCCTGTGCAGACAGATGCAGGGTCACTCTGTTCTGTTCCCAGTCCCCTCCCTTGGCCCAGCCCGCCTTGGCCCTTCCCCTGGACCTCACTGTCATCTCACCTGCCACACACTCTGGGGTCACGccctctttctcactctctttgATCCCTTCCTCTGGAGGCTCATAATCTTCTCCGGGTGCAGGTTCTTCTCCATCCACTGGCTTGAGTTCCTCTTTTGATTCAGACTCTGgcttcccagaatcctctttcTCCTTCACCAGGCTGCATTCTGCAGGTTCCTGTTCACTGGTTAAGGGCGGACTGACAAGGACTTCTGGCTGTCTAGTCTCTTCTTTGTCCCTGGGGCTGACTGGGGTACTCTCCCCGCTGCGGCTTCCAGCTCCTCTGCCCGCGGCTCgcttctttcttctgtttcctttgccGGTTCTTCGAGGGGTGCCAGGTGGTCCTTCAGCCCCCTGGCCCACTCCTCCCACAGCCTCCCCTGACAGGAGGCAGGATTCAGAGGcttcccccacagcctctgcTGGGGGTTCAGGGGGCTCGAGGGCTGTGGCATCCGGGTCTGCCTCAGCCCCTGAAGGTGAGTCGGAAGAAGCTCCGGTGCTACTGCCCTCACCAGGCGGGCGTGCCCCATCCTGATCCCGAGACCCCGGGCCTTTCTGATTCATCCATGCCCTGTGTCTCCTGTGCCGGCCCTTCCCTCCAGTGGTCTTACGGGCGGGTACTGTGCGGGTCCTGGAGAGGCCTGAGGCCTCAGCATCTATGGGACTTCCCCTCACGGGCAGTGTCACCTCCAACAGCTCCACATATTCACCCTCTGGACCTTCTGCAGGAGCATTGTGTCCATCCCCAGGACTCCGGGTACCAAGTACCTCCTCAGGGACTGGAGAGCTAGGAAGCCCTGGAGGTCCGGAGGGAAGTTCTGGAGGCAATGTGCTCGGCTGATGTCCCACCATGAGGCCCTCTTTGTGCACAAATCTTGGGCAGACGAGCTCAGCCCAGGGCAGCCGCTGAATTCCGGAGGGTGCAGACAGAAGGCAGGTGCTGAGGCGCCCTGTTGGCCGGTCCTTGTTAATGCCTTGTAGCCACTCAGGTGTGAAGAGGTAGGCACAGGCTTCATTGGGCACTGGGAGCTCCTGTACCCGCCCGCCTCCTGGGGCCAGACATTTCAGCGCCAGACGGGGTGCTTGGGCCGCCGAAGGCACTACTTGCAGGTAGAAGTCTCCAGGGCGCAGCAGCTGCCAGGGAAGGGCTGCCAGTTGCACTACCACCTGCTCGTGCAAGCAGAGCGGCCAGCCCtcatggaagaagaggaagccacTGTACTGGGcctgcagagagaaggaaaaggcctCTGCTGAAGAAACCAGCAGGACAGGGATGCGAGAATAATTCCACACCAGGCAGGACTGGCCTTATGTTGGTGGGTTAAAACCCctagggggggctggagagatggctcagtggttaagagcaccgactgcttttccaaaggtcctgagttcaaatcccagcaaccatatggtggctcacaaccatctatagagagatctgacaccctcttatgCCCCTCcccaagtaaataaatgtaataatctaattaaaaaaaagattaaaaaaaaaaccctaggggACAGGAAAGGAGGTCACGTGGCAGAAGAGagacatgccccccccccaactgttGCTGCTTTGGTGGAAGCTTTCCTAGAAAGCTAGTTGTCTATGTGGGAAGGTAAGGACCCAGTCATCACTCATCACAGAGATCAACATCTGCCGCCATCTTGGAGGAATCaaagacagttatgctagcttTTGTATCTACAGGAAtggagaatattttctttgtttgtttgtttgtttgttttttgtttttttttggatatggttttttttcgagacagggtttctctgtatagccctggctgtcctggaactcactctgtagaccaggctggcctcgaactcagaaatccgcttgcctttgcctcccagagtgctgggattacaggcgtgtgccactactgcccggctggagaatattttctgaatattcTGAAGTCTGAGGGAGTGTTTTAAGATATCCACAAGGAGGCACTATTTGAAACTTGTCCTGGAAAAGTCAGGGTCTCTTAGGGGGAAGTCAATAGTTGTTAAGAGAGctgatattaaaagaaaatgaatgtccCTGCATATTGTTAGTTTTTGAGTAGTCACaatcattgggggggggggggtcagccaAAGAGACCTAAGGGCTCATGTGAAGAACAGTATTGGGAAGACTATGTCTCTAAGAGGGAGGAAATTAGCCTGGCAGAAAAGGGTTGACAACCACTCACACAGGCTTCCTGTTGGACCTTGGCAAGCAGGTGTTTAGCAGGTACCAGGAAGTCCAGCGTGTACCTCAGCGCATCCTCCTGGTACGTCCTCTCCACCACCTGGAACACCTGGCCCAACAGGGTCGGGGCTGTGGCTTCAAAGGGTGGGTACAAGGCAGCAAGTGTGCTCTGCACACAGTCCTCCACTGGTTCAGGCTCCTGGAAGAGACAACACCAAACTGTAGACACCTAGACCTTGTAAGCATGGCTCCTTGGGAGTTGGCCGGTCTGCAGATACAGCCGTGCCTCATATCGCATGGGCACAGTGAGTAATCAGAAAACGCTGACTCAATGAACCAAAGGATAGGAGAGGCCTGGCCAGGCTCACCATGGCTTCACAGCTAAGCTGTGAGACTTTGGCTTTAGTGACCCAGGGAGACCTTGTTATAAATGACTTTGGTTAGATGTTCCAGACACTTGTAAATTGAGTTGACTGCACCCCACGAGAAAAGAGACAGGATGGGCCACTGGACCCATCTGATGCTTAAGAATTCGGGTGGATGGGGAGTATGGGGTTTCTACACAGCCATCTTGCCAATAGATGCTTCCAAGCTCACCATCTAGAGACCTTTATTGTAAGTGGAGGTATGCCCACTCACAAACTACTGCATCCTAGAGACGGTTGGTTGATAGGCGGGAAGAGAGAAGACGAGAAGATGGTGGCTATGTCAGGTCTTTATAGCATACCTTTCTTCCATTCCCAGAGCCTGTGGGATTGGCCACAGTGAATTGGGTGGAGCCATTTGAAAGAAGATTAACACATACCCCAAATTcttggagaagagaggggggtGGTCTGATGCTATGTATtccagttgattttttttctaattccagACGGTTCTGTCTGATAATCTGGACCCAGTGTCTCAAAGTCTAAGCCGTGCCCCTCCCATTCTGACCACCTCCCTAAATGAATCATTCATTGGGCAACCTTTCTTCATcccatttcctaaacaacagctCTGGGTCTATTTCTTCGAAAGTCCGTATCTCTCTCAAGATGTTCTCTTTTAGCTCCTTTCATCAGATATCTTTGTTGTAGGAAAGTATTCTGCAGTAGTTATCTCTCGACCTTTCTTTGCATTTATTAGCTCTCTACCCATTGTCGCCGGTTCTGTTTCCACCCCAAGacaaaaaaatacttattttattctGAAATCTCTCCAGCCAGAGTTGCTTAATCCCAGCTGTTTGGGAAGATTAGGGtattcagacaccccagagacCAGCATTCTGTTTTATCAGACCACAAACTTGGCTCCAAGGTGTGGGCGAGCAGACAGACCCTCAGTGTTCTCAGGACTGTGTACGTGGGTGGGAAGAAGGGTAGGGGTGAGGTCGAGTGGGCCCGAGCTCTGAAGTTAGGATCGGGGAGCTACTGCTTGAGCAGCGAAGCAGCTGCAACCCATTAGGGGCGGTGAGCTCATGGCTGAACTAGAGTCGCAGCCACAGGAAGCGGCCTcggcaggaggggaggaggggtctGGAGCAGGCGGAGGTGGGCAGGAGACCAAGACACCAGGCCTCTGGTCGGCTGGGACCAAAAGACAGCGAGACTGAGTCAGCGCTCACTGGCCTAGTTCCTGTCTTGCTCCAACCCTCTGAGGGGGGTGATGCTTCCCAGGCTCTCCACAGACATTGCCCTGCCAGggcctctccccctcctccagtCTGCAATGAGCATTATCGGCTGCACCCGCCTGGGCAGTGGGCACCCTCCCCGTAGTACTTCAGAGTACTTCTGGCCGGAAAGTTCCCGGCTTAGCGGTCACTCCCGCTGACAAGGGCTTCTGGTACCCTGAGTGGCTGCTCTCGGAGCCTCTACTTCATGCACAGGAATCCATCCAGCTCTCTCCCTGAGGCGGCAGTGCTCTGAGGCAGGCTTCAGTTCCCTGCAGCTGCGTAAGCCTTGGGGAACTTTGTCCCAAAAAACTATGGTTTTGGCTCTCGAAACGTCACGCCCATTGGTACTGCGGAACACCCCCTACCCATCCTCAAACAGCCCCCTTTCTGTGAGGGAATTTCCCTTTGGACATGCCCTTTGGCCCTGGCCCAGCCACAGCTGTGGCTAGTCCCTCAGGGCCGGATGGGTGGGCCCATCTCACCGGGTTTGGGGACAAGGATGGAAAATGGTGGTTCCAGGCAGGTCAGTTCTCATGACCCGGGACAGTGCCCTTTCCAGGGCTGCCGCCAGACCAACTCGCAGAGGGTGTTCAGGCGTGAAAAACTGgatagggagggggagggaaaactCCGCAAAAGAAGACTGGGCAGGACCAAGAAGATCCGAGGTGGGATGTGTGCAAAGACCATCGAAGGATGGGGAGGtggcacagaagaaagaaagggtcACGGCAATACTCGGTGGGGACTGGGGAGGCAGCAGGACGGCAGATCGGAGAGaagaaggggggatgggagggtggagAGTCTGCGCTAGGCGGGCACTGGAGGCTCAGGGCTGGGGGCCCCGGAGCGGGCTGCGCGAAGGCCGAGGGGACACCGGGGTGCTTCGCGGGACTCACCATGGCTCGGCGTCGGGAGGTGTCCCACTCTCGGGCGGGCGGGGCGGGTGAGCCACCGCCTCCCTCCGGGCGCTCAGTCTCGCCGGGTCTAGCTGCAGGACAGCTCGCGCCGCGACCGCGGCTCTCCCAGCTCACTCGGGAGCCCAGGCCGCGGGGCCCCGCCAGGGAGGGCCGAGACGGCCGCCTACACCGCCCCGCCCAGCCCGGGACCCCAGCCGAGACGCGCCCCCCCCCAACCCCGGCCACAAGCCTCGCCTCCGCTCCCCTAGCTGTCTGCGGCcagcccgccccgccccctccgaGGACCGCCCAGCTGAGGACGCCCCGGGTTTCCCGCGTTCTTCGCTCTGCGGGATCAGTTCAGCCTCAACTCGGGACCAGGTTGCCCGGCGGCCAAAAGCCTTCTTCCATCTCTAGGGTCCATGAGATGGAAGGACCGACCGGTCCGTGCCCGGGCTTGGCAAAGTCCTGGGGCCCAAGAGCGACCCACAGGCTCCCTTTAGGTAGAGCTGAAGGCTTGGAAATTAGGGTATTCCCCCAAGCCTTGGGCGTTTGCCCgcccttcttccccttccaccTTCTTGGGTCTCAAGGCTCCCGGCGACTACAATGGGCTCCTGTGTGCAGCCTGGGGAGGGCGGGGGATGGGGGGAATTACGAAGTATAGGCTTGGCATGGGGGTATGTGTCATGGCTGAGAGGCCAGGGCCCTGGGATCAGGATCCCTCTGTGGTCTGGGGACGTTGGCGGAGTTGCTCCACGTTCCCTCTACCTTTTTCTGTACCTTATACCCTTGTTGCTCTTCCGGTAGAGGGGAGGCAGCAGTTCCCGGATtagaacccacactttggtacTGATGCCAGATCTTTCCTTCTTGTTGCAGGGCGATAGTGGCCCATATACTAGGGCTTTTGGCGGTGACTATTATCTTTCGCTTGAGACAAAGGGGActaggttcctttttttttttttttaagcctcacCTCTTTTGCCCAGCCGACAAACTGCGAATATCGCTCCTACAAGGAAAATGAAGGCCGGGTGAGGTCTCTCAGAAGGGCTTGAGGAACCTCAGCACAGCAAGAGGTTGCCCTGCCCGCCTCTGAGTCACAGACTGGTCTAAACGGTGAACATTTGGGAGGCGATCTGAAAGGTCCTCATTTCCCAGAGAGGTCGTGAAGGTGTCGGCATTGCAGTTAGAGGGTGAAGTTTATTTAGAAGACTGACTTGTGTTAGTGCATACAGTCGGATGAGGCTTGcagcaggagaaggagagggaagggcctcggtaccgggggtggggggtgggggggtggggtgtttCACCTTAGGATGCTACATTCTGCCCTTTGACCTGTGGGTCTGGAGAAGGGAGAATTTTAATTCACAGGGATGAGACGAGCCCTCTGGTTCATAGGGTCAAAAAAGAATGACAATCAGGGAAACCCTGTGACCGACCACAAGAACTGTGGAGCTATTTCCAATCTTCCAGTTAAGGTAGACTCTTCAGTCTCCTTGTCATTAACGACCAGAAGTCAAGAGAGTGAGATTTTACTACCCCCTGGTGTCTGCCCGGTAAATACTGCCCACTAGCAGACTGCCTTCTAGGGGAGCTTTTTCAGAGGCTGTTCCATGAACCTTTCTCATCAGATTTAGTTCACACATTCTCTTCCGGAACGACTGAACCTTCCCTTATTGAAACTTAACATTCCTTATGCTCAAATCATGTGATGGAATCCAGGGTTACCCACAGCTAGGCAGTGGGATATAAACATCCACTACGGAAAAAAGATCCATCCAAAGGTTTTGAACTGGTGACATGAAGGAGTTTGGATTAAGGTTCTGGGATACAAGTTATCCCTTTTTTTCTAGGAGTTTCAGTACATGGTGCATGCTTACAGTGGTTAATAGCCCTTTCTCCATATCCCTTACCTTCTGGTGTGCATACAATGCAATCTGAGTTGGTGTGTGCTCTTTGATAGGCGATGTACAGACATAAACATAAAGTCAGAGCTAGAGAAGATGCCAGGCTAACAGGCCCTTTCCTGCATTACAGATACTTTTCAATGTGGTTTATGTATTTCGAGTTCTTTGGAGCCTAGCAAATTTCTACCTATTTCATAgaagaagaaattttattttattaagttatGTAACTTTCCATATGCTGTACAGTAAATGGGAAAGCCAGGGCTTGTGCCCAGTTGTCTGACCCCAGGGTTTTCACTCGTAACCAAGTCGTAAGTTATAGTACTTTAGCTGTCAAAGTACATAAAAGAACTTTATTATACCACCTTTTCTACCACGTCACTCTTCCATTAGTATATTAACGTTGCTTTGTAATAGTCAGTGCTGAGTGTCTAAAAGTGgtaagtgtgtctctgtgggccaaaggagaaagaaagtcCACTTCTATCTAGACTTGGTATAGGGTAATAGTTAAATCGATTCCTAAGAAGTGTTCTGTATGGTTGCAATGGAGAAGCTGTGCATTGTGTTACCCTAACGTGGGGGAGGCAGAAGAAGTGGCTGTGCGTGTAATGTGTATTGCCTAGTTAATGAGCTGCAACACAACAGCCATGCGTAGAGGATTGGTGCTTTAGGCCACGAACTAATCCTTAACCACCTGGAGAGAAGCTGTGGTAAGGGTCCTGCTTCAGTTCTGTGTCTCAGTCAAGAGGAAATTGAAGGACCATAAAGAGAAATGTCAGGATCAGATATGGACAAATGTGTTTTGGTTTGTTAGCATCACCTCCCAAGGAAACTGGGTATCAAATGCTAGTTGTTTTAGGATAAAACTAAGTAAATATTATAGCTGCTGTTTGGTGTGATTTTCCattacttttagttttatttgATTGATAACATTTCTTCAAAAGTTTATAactcatggggctggagatatggctcagtggttaagaacacttctcttccagaggtcctgagttcaattcccagcaaccacaaggtgactcacaatcatctttaaTTGGATCAGAAGGGATCAGATGCCTGCTCTAGATGTGGGTGGCACCTCATGGTGCCAGTCCAGATAAAAAGGTGTAGAAGAAGGAGACGGCTTTTTGCGTGTTTGCGTCCACTTCTGGATAATCCTATTTTGTTGCTGTGGTGTCCCTTTGGTGATGTTAGAACCATCTTCTTCAGGCTTCCAACATAGACTGAAGACCAGTGGCTCCTCAGGAATTCCTGGGGTCTTC is from Apodemus sylvaticus chromosome 8, mApoSyl1.1, whole genome shotgun sequence and encodes:
- the Arhgef40 gene encoding rho guanine nucleotide exchange factor 40 isoform X4, translated to MEPEPVEDCVQSTLAALYPPFEATAPTLLGQVFQVVERTYQEDALRYTLDFLVPAKHLLAKVQQEACAQYSGFLFFHEGWPLCLHEQVVVQLAALPWQLLRPGDFYLQVVPSAAQAPRLALKCLAPGGGRVQELPVPNEACAYLFTPEWLQGINKDRPTGRLSTCLLSAPSGIQRLPWAELVCPRFVHKEGLMVGHQPSTLPPELPSGPPGLPSSPVPEEVLGTRSPGDGHNAPAEGPEGEYVELLEVTLPVRGSPIDAEASGLSRTRTVPARKTTGGKGRHRRHRAWMNQKGPGSRDQDGARPPGEGSSTGASSDSPSGAEADPDATALEPPEPPAEAVGEASESCLLSGEAVGGVGQGAEGPPGTPRRTGKGNRRKKRAAGRGAGSRSGESTPVSPRDKEETRQPEVLVSPPLTSEQEPAECSLVKEKEDSGKPESESKEELKPVDGEEPAPGEDYEPPEEGIKESEKEGVTPECVAGSTGPERSPSEPPTQPLETVQDVKGDSVPEETPPVSVLDDPVVAWDLMASGFFVLTGGVDQTGRALLTITPPPPCLPEEPSPSQETLSTALRYLHSLLRPDLQLLGLTILLDLRKAPPLPPALLPALSQLQDSGEPPLIQRLVILGHEDPPAELCGFQGAELLSEKDLKRVAKPEELQWDLGGARDLSPNHWAEIHQEVARLCTLCQGVLTSVRQAIEELEGTAEPKEEEAVGMPEPLQKVLADPRLTALQRNGGAILMRLRSTHSSKLEGPGPAVLYQEVDEAIHQLVRLSNLRVQQQEQRLRVHRVQQVLQWLSGPGEEQLASFTMPGNSLSVLQETELRFRAFSTEVQERLVQAREALALEEDITSQKVLDLFEQRLEQVESGLHRALRLQRFFQQAHEWVDEGSARLAGAGPGREAVLAALALRRAPEPSAGTFQEMRALALDLGSPAALREWGRCRARCQELERRIQQQLGEEASPRSHRRRRADSASSAGAQHGAHSPSPSLSSLLLPSSPGPRAAPSHCSLTPCGEDYEEEGLELAPEADGRPPRTVLIRGLEVTSTEVVDRTCSPREHVLLGRAGGPDGPWGIGTPRMERKRSISAQQRLVSELIACEQEYVTTLNEPAPPPGPELTPELRCTWAAALSVRERLRSFHGIHFLQELQGCTAHPLRIGACFLRHGDQFNLYAQFVKHRHKLESGLAALTPSIKGSVESSGPCLPRALQQPLEQLARYGQLLEELLREAGPELSSERQALRAAIQLLQEQEARGRDLLAVEAVRGCEIDLKEQGQLLHRDPFTVICGRKKCLRHVFLFEDLLLFSKFKGSEGGSETFVYKQAFKTADMGLTENIGDSGLCFELWFRRRRAREAYTLQATSPETKLKWTSSIAQLLWRQAAHNKELRVQQMVSMGIGNKPFLDIKALGERTLSALLTGRAAETLDSSGDVSPGPRNSPSLQPPNPGSSTPALTSGGILGLSRQSHSRALSDPTTPL